A window of the Methyloprofundus sp. genome harbors these coding sequences:
- a CDS encoding RNA polymerase primary sigma factor gives MNQEQQQSQLKQLIAKGKAQGYLTYAEVNDHLPNDIVDPEQIEDIISMINDLGIKVHETVPEDNEDLSNNEVTTDDDDAEEVAALASIDSEFGRTTDPVRMYMREMGSVGLLTRAEELAIARRIEEGQRQVVRAISRSKIVVETLFSDFATVGEENGLRVTDILTDFIDLNEPEYDDSKVAVVAGADSDDDDDEVVEPTGITIEEAQEKVAGIQKAYQQVEIALKKKGYRDEKTEQAMDELADRFLEIKWAPQYFKKQVLLLHAVTANVRKHERLLLDICVRQAKIKRKDFIENFVGKESDPKWLNGRMRKDDDSALILKSKDKVIKKAQIQLGIAEEDNGLPIVDIKDVSRRVSIGEAKARRAKKDMIEANLRLVISIAKKYTNRGLQFLDLIQEGNIGLMKAVDKFEYRRGYKFSTYATWWIRQAITRSIADQARTIRIPVHMIETINKLNRISRQIMQEKGREATPEELAGLMEMPEDKVRKVLKIAKEPISMETPIGDDEDSHLGDFIEDSKMLSPVESATIEGLKESTQNVLAGLTARESKVLRMRFGINMNTDHTLEEVGKQFDVTRERIRQIEAKALRKLRHPSRSDQLRCFLDAE, from the coding sequence ATGAACCAAGAACAGCAACAGTCTCAACTTAAACAATTAATTGCAAAAGGTAAGGCGCAAGGTTATCTCACTTATGCGGAGGTCAATGATCACTTGCCCAATGATATTGTAGACCCTGAGCAAATTGAAGATATTATTAGCATGATCAATGACCTAGGGATTAAGGTTCATGAGACTGTGCCTGAGGATAATGAAGATTTATCTAATAATGAAGTCACTACGGATGATGATGATGCAGAGGAAGTTGCAGCATTAGCATCGATTGATAGTGAGTTCGGGCGTACTACTGATCCAGTCAGAATGTATATGCGAGAAATGGGCTCAGTGGGCTTGTTGACTAGAGCAGAAGAATTAGCGATTGCACGTAGAATAGAAGAAGGACAGCGCCAAGTAGTGCGAGCAATTTCTCGTTCAAAGATTGTTGTTGAAACTTTGTTTTCTGATTTTGCCACTGTTGGTGAAGAAAATGGCTTGCGTGTCACTGATATTTTGACTGATTTTATAGATTTGAATGAGCCAGAATATGATGATTCAAAAGTTGCCGTTGTTGCAGGTGCTGACAGTGACGACGATGATGACGAAGTAGTTGAGCCAACTGGGATAACGATAGAAGAGGCGCAAGAGAAAGTCGCGGGTATACAAAAAGCATATCAACAGGTTGAGATCGCGTTAAAAAAGAAAGGCTATCGTGATGAAAAAACTGAGCAGGCAATGGACGAGCTTGCAGACCGATTTTTGGAAATTAAGTGGGCGCCACAATATTTTAAAAAACAAGTATTGTTGCTTCATGCTGTGACTGCAAACGTTCGCAAGCACGAAAGGTTGCTTTTGGATATCTGTGTTAGACAAGCTAAGATAAAACGTAAAGATTTTATTGAAAATTTTGTTGGCAAAGAAAGTGATCCGAAATGGCTTAATGGGCGTATGCGCAAAGATGATGATTCTGCTTTAATATTGAAAAGCAAAGATAAAGTCATAAAAAAAGCACAAATTCAATTGGGGATAGCTGAAGAGGATAATGGCTTGCCCATTGTTGATATTAAGGATGTTAGTCGGCGAGTTTCAATTGGTGAGGCGAAAGCTAGGCGTGCTAAAAAAGATATGATTGAGGCCAACTTAAGGTTGGTTATTTCAATTGCCAAAAAATATACAAACCGTGGTTTACAGTTTTTGGATTTGATTCAAGAAGGTAATATTGGGTTAATGAAAGCTGTTGATAAGTTTGAATACCGTCGTGGTTATAAGTTTTCTACTTATGCAACATGGTGGATTCGTCAGGCAATTACGCGCTCAATTGCTGATCAAGCTAGAACTATTCGTATTCCTGTACATATGATTGAGACGATTAATAAATTAAATCGTATCTCTAGACAGATTATGCAAGAAAAGGGCAGAGAAGCAACGCCTGAAGAGTTAGCTGGACTTATGGAAATGCCGGAAGATAAGGTGCGTAAAGTACTGAAGATAGCTAAAGAGCCTATTTCAATGGAGACTCCTATCGGTGATGATGAGGATTCACATTTGGGCGATTTCATTGAAGATTCTAAGATGCTTTCTCCTGTGGAATCTGCTACAATTGAAGGGTTAAAGGAGTCGACTCAGAATGTATTAGCTGGCTTGACTGCCAGAGAGTCGAAAGTATTACGTATGCGTTTTGGTATCAATATGAATACCGATCATACCTTAGAAGAAGTGGGTAAGCAGTTTGATGTTACTCGTGAGCGTATTAGACAAATTGAGGCGAAGGCTTTACGCAAGTTGCGGCATCCTTCGCGTTCAGATCAGTTGCGTTGCTTTTTAGATGCAGAGTAA
- a CDS encoding DNA primase: protein MAGKIPRSFIDDLLVRVDIVDLVDSFVPLKKSGGSYVARCPFHEEKTPSFAVTRSKQLYHCFGCGAGGNAISFLMDYSHLHFVEAVEDLADFVGLVVPRESGGYQPKKNNTAEIFQLLEQAASFYVEQLRGADAAKPAVDYLKSRGLSGEVAREFQLGFAPNNWELIKRFGKQQLIDAGFPLSQAGNVYDRFRGRIVFPIRDKRGRVLGFGGRVLDDSLPKYLNSPETVVFHKNREVYGLYELLAKNSKPERIVVVEGYMDVIALAQFGLGYVVATLGTATSKEHFELLFRFSSEIVLCFDGDKAGRTASWRAVEAALPSLRDGRQVRIMELPDSVDPDDLVREQGLAGFEQCVIGAQTLSDYFFQRLTQSLNLNDMEGRASLVNKARGYLQKIPNGIFQELMMAKLKELARVDTLDFLEKPATLKKLSYKRKQEDVTLSPARIAVSLLLQNPGLIEVLEQREVNWAHLAMPGMDLLKKLVEIITEHPNINLPRLMECFRGQKEEKYIGIMMNHDFFISGDELKEEFSGAIDRLISQGENLRLEELIAKERASGLSDYEQKELLHMLASRK from the coding sequence ATGGCTGGAAAAATTCCTCGATCCTTTATAGATGATTTACTGGTCAGGGTTGATATCGTTGACTTGGTTGATTCCTTTGTTCCTTTAAAAAAATCGGGCGGTAGCTATGTAGCGCGCTGTCCTTTTCATGAAGAAAAAACACCAAGCTTTGCAGTAACGCGAAGTAAGCAGCTTTATCATTGCTTTGGGTGCGGTGCGGGTGGTAATGCCATTAGTTTTTTAATGGATTATAGTCATCTACATTTTGTTGAAGCCGTTGAGGACTTAGCAGACTTTGTTGGGTTGGTAGTGCCTAGAGAGTCAGGCGGGTATCAACCTAAAAAAAATAATACTGCAGAAATCTTTCAGCTACTTGAGCAAGCGGCTAGTTTTTATGTGGAACAGTTAAGGGGCGCTGATGCGGCCAAACCAGCTGTTGATTATCTTAAATCGCGTGGGCTTAGTGGAGAGGTGGCGCGTGAGTTTCAATTAGGTTTTGCGCCAAATAACTGGGAACTGATTAAGCGCTTTGGTAAGCAGCAACTTATTGATGCTGGTTTTCCATTGTCTCAGGCAGGCAATGTTTATGATCGTTTTCGTGGACGAATTGTTTTTCCTATTCGAGATAAGCGTGGGCGGGTCTTAGGGTTTGGTGGGCGAGTCTTGGATGATTCCTTGCCTAAGTATTTGAATTCACCTGAGACGGTCGTGTTTCATAAAAATCGTGAAGTCTATGGTTTGTATGAATTGTTGGCGAAAAACTCTAAGCCAGAGCGTATTGTTGTTGTTGAAGGCTATATGGATGTGATTGCATTAGCTCAGTTTGGTCTGGGGTATGTAGTGGCGACATTAGGTACGGCAACTTCTAAAGAGCATTTTGAGTTATTGTTTCGGTTCAGTTCTGAAATTGTACTTTGCTTTGATGGTGATAAGGCGGGTCGAACTGCTTCGTGGCGAGCTGTAGAGGCTGCGCTTCCAAGCCTGCGTGATGGTCGGCAGGTCAGGATTATGGAATTGCCAGATAGTGTGGATCCTGATGACTTAGTAAGAGAGCAGGGGTTGGCAGGATTTGAGCAATGCGTCATTGGGGCGCAAACATTATCTGATTATTTTTTTCAGCGATTAACCCAAAGTCTGAATTTAAACGATATGGAAGGTCGTGCAAGTTTGGTAAACAAAGCGCGAGGTTATTTGCAAAAGATACCAAATGGTATTTTTCAAGAGTTAATGATGGCTAAGCTAAAGGAATTGGCTAGAGTAGATACATTGGATTTTTTAGAAAAGCCAGCTACACTTAAAAAATTGAGTTATAAGCGGAAGCAAGAGGATGTAACGCTTTCACCCGCAAGAATTGCCGTTTCTTTGTTATTGCAAAATCCTGGCTTGATTGAGGTGCTGGAACAAAGAGAAGTAAATTGGGCGCATTTGGCAATGCCTGGAATGGATTTGCTAAAAAAATTAGTTGAAATAATTACTGAGCACCCCAATATTAATTTGCCTAGGTTAATGGAGTGCTTTAGAGGGCAGAAAGAAGAGAAATATATAGGAATCATGATGAATCATGACTTTTTTATCTCGGGTGATGAGTTGAAAGAGGAGTTTTCGGGTGCTATTGATAGATTGATTAGTCAAGGGGAGAATCTTCGTCTTGAAGAGTTAATTGCAAAGGAGAGGGCTAGCGGTTTGAGTGATTATGAACAAAAGGAATTGTTACATATGTTGGCAAGTCGTAAGTAA
- a CDS encoding small subunit ribosomal protein S21 — protein MPSIKVKENEPFDIALRRFKRSCEKAGVLSEVRRREFYEKPTAERKRKAAAAVKRHLKKLSRERYALKNLRRGRPQL, from the coding sequence ATGCCTTCAATTAAAGTGAAAGAAAACGAACCATTTGATATTGCTCTCCGTCGTTTTAAGCGTTCGTGTGAAAAAGCAGGTGTTTTATCTGAAGTACGTCGTCGCGAATTTTATGAAAAACCAACTGCAGAACGTAAACGTAAAGCAGCTGCAGCGGTAAAGCGTCACCTTAAAAAATTATCACGTGAGCGTTACGCGTTGAAAAATTTACGTCGTGGTCGTCCACAGTTATAA
- a CDS encoding N6-L-threonylcarbamoyladenine synthase — MYILGIETSCDETGVAIYHSKHGLIQHGLYSQIAMHNEYGGIVPELASRDHIRKLIPLIDECLRNSQLKQSDIQGIAYTAGPGLIGALLVGAATAKSLAWTWGIPALGVHHMEGHLLAPMLEESPPTFPFIALLVSGGHTLLVEVTDIGQYQLLGESLDDAAGEAFDKVAKMLGLAYPGGPLLSKLAEQGQANRFKFPRPMTDRPGLDFSFSGLKTFTMNTLNATEQTPQDKADIALAFQHATAETLAIKCKRALKQTGLKRLIVAGGVSANTQIRQTLTKMVNKEKAEIFFPRPEFCTDNGAMIAYAGCQHLLAQQSDTLSINARPRWPINELYNTQ; from the coding sequence ATGTACATTTTAGGTATTGAAACATCATGCGATGAAACCGGAGTCGCCATCTATCATAGCAAGCACGGCCTTATTCAACATGGCTTATACAGCCAAATTGCCATGCACAATGAATATGGCGGCATTGTCCCCGAGCTTGCATCTCGCGACCATATTCGCAAACTTATTCCACTCATAGATGAATGCCTGCGCAACAGCCAATTAAAGCAAAGTGACATCCAAGGCATAGCTTATACGGCAGGACCAGGATTAATTGGCGCATTACTAGTTGGTGCAGCAACTGCCAAAAGCCTAGCTTGGACTTGGGGCATTCCCGCACTCGGCGTACACCACATGGAAGGTCACTTACTAGCCCCAATGCTGGAAGAATCTCCACCTACATTTCCTTTCATCGCCTTGCTAGTTTCTGGAGGGCACACCCTATTAGTTGAAGTCACCGACATAGGTCAATATCAATTATTGGGTGAATCTCTCGACGATGCTGCTGGCGAAGCTTTTGATAAAGTCGCTAAAATGCTTGGCCTCGCCTACCCAGGCGGCCCATTGCTATCCAAGCTCGCCGAACAAGGGCAAGCCAATCGTTTTAAATTCCCACGCCCAATGACCGATCGCCCTGGGTTAGACTTTAGCTTTAGCGGGCTAAAAACATTTACCATGAACACTCTAAATGCTACCGAACAAACCCCACAAGATAAGGCAGATATTGCGCTTGCCTTCCAACACGCAACCGCCGAAACCTTAGCGATAAAATGTAAGCGCGCACTAAAACAAACTGGCTTAAAGCGCCTTATTGTTGCTGGCGGAGTAAGTGCCAATACCCAAATAAGACAAACATTAACCAAGATGGTTAACAAAGAAAAAGCTGAAATTTTCTTTCCCAGACCTGAATTTTGTACTGATAATGGCGCAATGATTGCCTATGCAGGCTGCCAGCACTTATTAGCACAGCAATCTGACACCTTAAGTATCAATGCAAGGCCTCGCTGGCCCATTAATGAGCTCTATAACACTCAATAA
- a CDS encoding glycerol-3-phosphate acyltransferase PlsY — MIEWLLIPLGYLLGSISSAIIVCRIMGLPDPREQGSGNPGATNVMRFGGKKAAAITLLGDMLKGLLPVLLAQALNVDPLVLAGVVLAAFLGHLYPIFFGFAGGKGVATSLGVLLGANWMVGIAVLLTWYAVYKLFKISSLSALVASLFAPVYVYFIMGMQALVYVALLMSVILIWRHKSNIQRLLAGEET; from the coding sequence ATGATTGAATGGCTGTTAATTCCTTTAGGGTATTTACTTGGTTCTATTTCCAGCGCCATTATTGTGTGTCGCATAATGGGCTTGCCAGATCCGCGTGAGCAAGGTTCTGGTAATCCAGGGGCAACCAATGTTATGCGCTTTGGCGGCAAGAAAGCGGCGGCGATCACATTATTGGGTGATATGCTGAAAGGGTTGTTGCCGGTGTTGCTTGCTCAGGCTTTGAATGTTGATCCGTTGGTGTTGGCGGGTGTGGTGTTGGCTGCTTTTTTAGGGCATTTGTATCCGATTTTTTTTGGTTTTGCTGGTGGTAAGGGTGTAGCGACTTCTTTGGGTGTGTTGCTGGGCGCAAACTGGATGGTTGGCATCGCGGTATTACTGACTTGGTATGCGGTTTATAAGCTGTTTAAAATCTCATCCTTATCTGCCTTGGTTGCATCATTGTTTGCACCAGTCTATGTGTATTTTATTATGGGTATGCAGGCGTTGGTTTATGTGGCACTGTTGATGTCGGTTATTTTGATTTGGCGACATAAAAGTAATATTCAGCGTTTATTAGCTGGTGAGGAAACCTGA
- a CDS encoding 7,8-dihydroneopterin aldolase/epimerase/oxygenase — protein MDIIFLGGLQIETIIGIYDWERETKQTVILDIEMAHDIKKAAATDDIEDTLDYKAVSQQVISFVEQSEFFLVERLAEEINSMIREKFNVPWVKLTLNKKGAISGASDVGIIIERGAK, from the coding sequence ATGGATATAATTTTTTTAGGTGGTTTACAAATCGAAACCATTATTGGCATTTATGACTGGGAACGCGAAACCAAACAAACTGTTATTCTAGATATAGAAATGGCGCATGACATCAAAAAAGCCGCTGCTACTGATGATATTGAAGACACCCTTGATTACAAAGCCGTTTCTCAACAAGTCATTAGCTTTGTTGAACAAAGTGAGTTTTTTCTGGTAGAAAGATTAGCCGAAGAAATTAACAGCATGATTCGTGAGAAATTTAATGTGCCTTGGGTCAAGCTCACTCTCAACAAAAAAGGCGCAATAAGTGGTGCAAGTGATGTCGGCATCATTATTGAGCGTGGGGCAAAATAA
- a CDS encoding 2-amino-4-hydroxy-6-hydroxymethyldihydropteridine diphosphokinase, translating to MPLCYISIGSNIDREHNISSALGILDAAFGTLSHSSLYESAAVGFTGTAFYNLVSAFHSDHDPIHINRKLKEIETEHGRIPNKEKFSARTLDIDLLLYDQDIIHTESIKIPHNDILNYAFVLEPLAEIAPEQQHPIKQMSYAQLWADFDKSTVQQQKVNDLNLESLSK from the coding sequence ATGCCTCTATGTTATATTAGCATTGGCAGCAATATCGACCGAGAGCACAACATCAGCTCTGCTCTCGGCATACTTGACGCAGCCTTCGGCACATTATCCCACTCCAGCTTATACGAATCAGCAGCAGTAGGCTTTACCGGCACCGCTTTTTATAACCTAGTCAGTGCCTTTCACAGCGATCACGATCCCATTCATATCAATCGCAAATTAAAAGAAATCGAAACCGAGCACGGCAGAATACCCAACAAAGAAAAATTTTCAGCACGTACCTTAGATATTGACCTATTGCTCTATGATCAAGATATCATTCATACCGAAAGCATTAAAATTCCGCATAATGATATTCTTAATTATGCCTTTGTATTAGAGCCATTAGCAGAAATTGCCCCCGAACAACAACACCCAATCAAGCAAATGAGCTATGCGCAATTATGGGCAGACTTTGATAAAAGCACTGTACAACAGCAAAAAGTGAACGACCTCAATCTAGAGAGCCTAAGTAAATAA
- a CDS encoding pteridine reductase — protein sequence MSRNVLITGGAKRVGAHCVHYLHAQGCNVLVHYRSSVVDAQALADELNGQRADSVRLQQADLNNAQALQELANVAQQAWGGIDVLINNASAFYATDMSEVTEEQWDDLMASNLKSPFFLLQKLLPVLQQKEGCVVNLVDIHAERGIAGFPVYSIAKAGLVALTKVLAKELAPQVRVNAVAPGAILWPDHELPEAQKQEILAKIALQRIGSPEDIAKAISFLVFDAPYITGQVITVDGGRTLFT from the coding sequence ATGTCTAGAAATGTTTTGATTACAGGCGGAGCAAAACGAGTGGGAGCGCATTGTGTGCACTACTTGCATGCTCAAGGCTGTAATGTTTTAGTGCATTATCGATCTTCTGTAGTAGATGCGCAGGCTTTGGCTGATGAGTTAAATGGACAAAGAGCTGATTCAGTGCGATTGCAACAAGCTGATTTAAATAATGCACAAGCATTGCAAGAATTAGCGAATGTTGCTCAGCAAGCATGGGGGGGGATTGATGTGTTAATTAATAATGCATCTGCTTTTTATGCAACCGATATGAGTGAGGTAACTGAAGAGCAGTGGGATGATTTAATGGCAAGTAATTTAAAGTCGCCTTTTTTTCTTTTGCAGAAGTTACTGCCTGTTCTACAGCAAAAGGAAGGGTGTGTGGTGAACCTTGTCGATATTCATGCTGAACGTGGCATAGCAGGCTTTCCTGTCTATAGCATTGCAAAAGCTGGCCTGGTGGCGTTGACAAAGGTGCTTGCTAAGGAGTTGGCGCCACAAGTGCGCGTTAATGCAGTGGCTCCTGGTGCTATTTTATGGCCCGATCATGAATTGCCTGAGGCGCAAAAGCAAGAAATATTAGCTAAGATTGCCTTGCAACGTATTGGCAGCCCTGAAGATATTGCTAAAGCAATCAGTTTTTTGGTTTTTGATGCGCCCTATATAACGGGACAAGTTATTACTGTTGATGGCGGGCGCACTTTATTTACTTAG